The DNA region AAAACGTAATAATTCTTTGTTTTCATGTTGCTTCAAATACCCCTCGATATCAGATGCAATCAAGTTATTTTGCTCAACAGCCATTAGAAATACCCCTCAATCTTTTTCTTCTCCATCGACCCTGATTCATCATGGTCTATCAATCGCCCCTGGCGCTCGGATACTTTGGTTAGCAGCATTTCTTGAATAATTTCAGGCAATGTTTCCGCTGTAGACTCCACTGCCCCTGTTAGCGGGTAACAACCCAGCGTCCTGAAACGCACCTTCTCCATCACCGCCTTGTCACGTAACTCTTCAGGCATGCGCTCGTCATCGACCATTATTTTGGTTCCACCGTACTCAACCACTGGGCGTTCTTTTGCAAAATACAAATCAGGAATAGGTATCCCTTCAAGGTAGATATATTGCCAAATATCGAGCTCAGTCCAATTAGATAACGGAAATACCCGAATCGACTCCCCTTTTTGATGGCGCCCATTATAGGTATCCCATAATTCTGGGCGTTGCGCCTTTGGGTCCCAACGGTGATTTTTATCGCGGAATGAATAAATTCGTTCTTTAGCACGTGACTTTTCTTCGTCACGACGAGCGCCGCCAAACACCGCATCATATTGATAACTATCTAACATCTGGCGCAGGCCTTCTGTTTTCATGATATCGGTATGCATCGATGAGCCATGTTCAAATGGAGATATGTTTAGCTCCTTACCCTTTGGGTTAATATAGACAATCAAGTCCATACCCACTTCTTTGGCCCGCTTATCTCGAAACTCGATCATTTCTTTGAACTTCCAAGTGGTATCGACATGCACCAAAGGAAACGGCGGTTTGGCAGGAAAGAACGCTTTTTGTGCCAGATGCAACATCACCGAAGAATCCTTACCTACACTATAAAGCATTGCCGGGTTATCAAATTCAGCAATCACTTCACGTATAATATGCACAGACTCCGCTTCTAAGCGCTTCAAATGCGTCAGTTGTTTTTTACTTATAACCATAATGTTTATTTAAATAAAATTATATAATGTTTAATTATAACGAATTATCCGCACTCTTGCCTATTTTATTATTTTGACAAACCAAATCAACTATACCGATACAGACCTTTGCGTTAAGTGTGGATTATGCCTACCACAGTGCCCCACGTACAATTTAACTAAAAATGAAAACGAATCACCCCGTGGCCGCCTAGCCCTCATTCAAGGTTGGTCAGAAGGCCATCTCGAACTAACAAACACGCTTAGCGAGCACATTGATAATTGCTTAACCTGTAGAGCCTGCGAACAAATGTGCCCCGCCAAAGTACCATATGCTAGGCTCATCAACGACTTTCGTGGCGACACAAACACCACCGAGCATAATAAATTAAGCCTGTTAGAACGTTCATTCATTAGTCGCCTCAAAGGACAATACAGGAAAAGCCTAAACTTTTTTCTGCGTTTTTATCAGAAAGTTGGTTTAAGTAAACTCCCTTTACAACTAAATACTTATTTGCCCGCCAAAATTTCCTCTAATCAGTTTAACGAAACATACCCGACATTGGTTGCAGAAAGGCGAGGGCACGTTGCGCTCTTTACTGGTTGCGCCACAGAGGTGCTTGATTCTAAAACACTAGAAGATACTGTCTTCCTTCTTCAACATTGTGGCTTTGACGTTTCCATTCCCCCAAACCAACATTGTTGTGGCGCGATAGATTTACACGCTGGCAATCATCAGCAAGCAATAAAGCTCGCCCAAAACAACCAAAACACGTTTGATAATACACACTACGATGCCGTCATTACGGTCGCCAGTGGTTGCGGTTCTACCTTAGCCGAATATGACCATGCTCTATCAAAAAAAGTCGTTGATATCAGTGATTTTATTGCGCCTTATTTAAGCACACTCTCATTCAAACCACTGAAAGCATCGGCTTGGCTTCACACCCCTTGCACCTTAAAAAATGCTCACCCCTCAACCACCGATATTACTGAACTACTTGCTAATATCAATGAATTAAACATCCGCTCTTTCAAACCCAATCAAATGTGTTGCGGCGCGGCTGGTAGCTACATGCTCACCCACAAAGAAACCGCAACCACCCTACGCGATCAAACCATTGCTCCTTTAAAAGATCACACAATAGATTATTTACTAACCAGTAATGTAGGCTGCGCACTGCATATCCGCTCTGGTTTAAAACAAGCAGGGCTTAACACCACCACCTTGCATCCGGTATCATTACTAGCACAACAACTAAAGGTATAACCATGCAAAGAGCTTACTCCACCGCTGACAACCTCATTGCTCATGCCGACCGTGTGTTACGAACCTTAGCGGGGCATGCTAAAACAACAGGGCGAGAAAACCCGTCTGACGCCGTCGAAGATAACGACCTTAATGAAGACGAAGCTAAATTATCAGCGCAACTGATGCGTGTAAACCATGCTGGCGAAGTCGCTGCCCAAGCCTTATATCAGGGTCAGTCATTAACTGCTCGCAACAAGGCCGTGCAAGAAAAACTGACCCAAGCTGCCGAAGAAGAAAATGATCATCTTGTTTGGTGTCGCAAACGTCTTGACCAGCTTGGCGAAAAAACCAGCATTCTAGACCCTGCTTGGTATTTGGGCTCTTTAGCCATTGGCGCCACCGCCGGTTTAGCCGGCGACAAATGGAGTCTCGGCTTTTTAGCCGAAACCGAGAAACAGGTCGTTCAACATATTGAGAGCCATCTCGAAAAACTGCCCGATACCGATCACAAAACACGCGCCATCCTTAATCAGATGCACGAAGATGAAAGCCAACACGCTACCAGCGCCATCGAGCAAGGCGGGGCTGAGTTACCTGCCCCCATTAAACAAGGCATGCGGCTTGTTTCAAAAATCATGACAAAAACATCTTTTTGGGTTTAGTCTTAAATGAGCAATAACTGGGAAGACCTTGTCAATTTTGACAAGCAACACATTTGGCATCCTTATACCAGCCTAAGCCACCCAACACCTGTTTTCCCCGTAAAATCAGCTTCTGGCATTCGATTAACGCTTGAAGATGGCCGTGAATTGATTGATGGCATGTCATCTTGGTGGGCGGCCATTCATGGCTACAATCACCCCACTTTAAATGCCGCTATTGAAAACCAACTCAAATCTATGTCACATGTGATGTTTGGCGGCTTAACGCACAAACCTGCTGTTGATTTAGCAAAAAAACTCATCGACATCAGCCACGATGATTTACAACATGTATTCTTTGCCGATTCTGGTTCAGTCGCCGTTGAAGTTGCAATCAAAATGGCCCTTCAGTATTGCTCATCACTAGGCCAACCGCAAAAACAACGCTTATTAACCATTAAAAATGGTTATCATGGTGATACTTTTGGTGCGATGGCCGTTTGCGATCCCGATAATGGCATGCATCATCTATTTAGTGACGTTCTCGCTCAACACCTTTTTGCAAAAAGCCCTGATTGCCGAGACCAAACTACATACGATCAAGCCGCCATTGATGATTTTGAGCATTTATTAAAAGACAATATAGGTACTATTGCAGCCGTGATTATAGAACCGCTGGTGCAGGGCGCAGGCGGCATGCGGTTTTATAGCTCCGCCTATCTTAAAAAAGTACGTGAGCTGTGTGATGAGCACGATGTACTACTGATTCTGGATGAAATAGCCACTGGGTTTGGCCGTACTGGAACCTTATTCGCCTACGAGCAAGCGCAAATTGCACCTGATATTTTATGCGTCGGAAAAGCGCTAACCGGCGGTTATGTAAGCCTCGCTGCCACACTCTGCTCCAGCAAAGTAGCCGATGGTATTGGCGGAGGCCAACACCCAACCTTAATGCACGGCCCAACGTTTATGGCTAACCCTTTAGCCTGTGCAGTAGCTAATGCCAGTTTAGAGGTTTTATTGGCTTCGCCCTGGCAAACCTCGGTACAGAGGATTGAAAAACAATTACAATCTGAACTAGCGCCTTGTTCACAACTGAGCGCTGTAAAAGAGGTTCGTGTTAAAGGCGCGATTGGTGTCATTGAGCTGCATCAGCCCGTTGATATCCATTGGATACAACCCCGGTTTGTAGAACTCGGTGTATGGGTTCGTCCTTTTTCAACCCTCATCTACGTGATGCCCCCCTATATTATGACGACAGCTGATTTGTCAACACTAACATCAGCTATGCATCAAGTGGTCTGCGACATCGATACAATTAATGACCAACCAAAGGCGGGTGGCAAATAATTTGCACCGTTACGCCGCTAGGATCATAACAATAAAAACTTTTTGCTCCATCACGGTGTTTGCGTGGTTGAGTTTTCATTTTAACGCCATGATGTTTTAAAAACTCAAACCAATCATCTACATCGTCTTCTCGGTCCAGAAAAAAGCCAATATGGTCTAACGCTGGAACCCCTGCCTCTTCTCCTGTAACAACATGCAGGGCCAAGTTATCATTCCCTGAGGTTAAATAAACGTTCTGTTCATCTGGTCGCCATTCAACAGACATTCCCATTAACTCAACATAAAAATGCTCAGCGGCTACTAAGTCTTGTACATTTAACGCAACATGCCGTAAGCCAGTTGTTGGATTAGGCCGCTTCATTAGGCAACATCCACAATTTCATAATCATGGGTTATCTCAACAGCCTTACTCAACATAATAGAGGCCGAGCAGTACTTTTCAGCTGATAAATTAACAGCACGTGCAACAGCTTTGTCGGTTAAGCCCTTACCAGACACGATAAAATGAACGTGAATTTTAGTAAACACCGCAGGGACCTCATCAGCACGCTCAGCATGAATTTCTGCCACACAATCGGTCACCTGTTGACGGGCTTTATCCAAAATCATTTTTACATCAAACGCTGTACAACCGCCCATACCAGTTAACAACATTTCCATTGGCCGAGGCCCTAAATTTCTACCGCCATTTGCTGGCGCACCATCCATTACAACGGTATGCCCACTGCCTGATTCGCCAAGAAACATCGCGCCTTCAACCCACTTTATTCTTACATCCATTTTCAAACCCTTGTTTTAATTTTAGGCGCAAAGAATATCATAAAACCAGCCAGCAACATGACGTTTGCTAAACCGACCATCAAAAGGCTTACGACGTAGGTTATTTCAAATAATCTCTGTTACACTTTGGGGAATGAGCACAAAAAAAAACCTTCTTAATTTTTCTGGTATGTCGGATGAAACCTTTGCTAGGTTTATCCGCTTTTGCCACCGACACGAATACCCGAATAAAACAGATATTATTCAGCCCGGCGATGAGATAAACACTTTATATTATTTTATTGAAGGGTCCGCCTACGTACGCATCGATGAAGTCGATGGTCACGAATTTATTCTCGCCAATTTAAGTCGCGGAGACTTCCTTGGCGAAGCGAGTTTTTTTGAACCGACCCTGACACGTGACAAACAAAACGTTTACGTTCAAACCTCTTCTTCCTGTCAGCTTGCGGGCATTAGTTATAACCGCTTAAACTCTTTACTTAAGAATGAGCTCCAAGCAGATAGCAAAGAAATTATTACCGTACTAGGCCGCCAATTGGCCAAGCGTCTATTGCAAACCAGTCGCAAAGCTGGGCGTTTAGCATTCTTAGACGTCAGTGGCCGTGTTGCTCGAACATTAATCGACTTAACCGCTGCCCCTGAAGCGATGACTCACCCCGATGGCATGCAAATTAAAATTACGCGACAAGACCTAGGTCGAATGGTCGGCTGCTCACGTGAAATGGCTGGTCGGGTTCTAAAAACAATGGGCGAAGATGGATTGATTGAAGTCAGCGGCAAAACAATCTTGGTAAAAAAGGCTCGCTAAGCAATTAGCCTTTTTAAGGCCTCGCCAGGATCATCGCAACGCATAAAGGCCTCACCTATCAAAAAGGTATGCACCTGATGCTCTTTTAGCATGCTAATGTCTTCAGGTTTGTGCAAGCCGCTTTCACTGACAACAATAATGCCATCAGGAATATGCTCCAATAAGTCCACCGTGGTTTTTAATGACGTATCAAAGGTTCTTAAATCCCTGTTATTTATGCCAATCAAGGCTAAATCCAATCGTAACGCACGCTCTAACTCATCCGCATCATGAACTTCTACCAGCACATCTAAACCTAACTCGCCAGCTAATTGATACAAGCCCTGTAATGTCTCATCATCAAGCGCAGCAACAATCAATAAAATACAGTCTGCGCCGATCGCACGAGCCTCATACACTTGATAAGGGTCTACAATAAAGTCTTTACGAATAACCGGCAGCTTGCACGCTGTTCTTGCTTGTTTTAAATACGCTTCTGAGCCTTGAAAAAAATCCTTATCGGTCAGTACCGACAAGCAAGCAGCACCACCTGCTTCATAGCTGGCTGCTATCTCAGCTGGGTTAAAATTCTCGCGCAACAAGCCTTTACTCGGTGATGCTTTTTTTACTTCAGCAATCACCGCGGTTTCACCGTTACTCAGTTTTTTCTTAATCGATTTAACAAAACCACGAACCGGCGAAGCCTGTGCAATTTGCTGCTTTAAATCATCAATAGAAAAACGCTCAAGCCTCTCGGCAACCTCTTGGTGCTTACGCGCTACTATTTTTTTTAGAACGTCGGGGGTATCACTCATCTTTAAAGCCTTGTGTTTTCTCTTTTAGTTCAGCCATTTTTTGCAAAGCTTTACCGTTGTTTATGGTCTCAAGCGCCAATGCAACACCAGACTTAATGCTGTCTGACTTACCACAAACATATAATGCGGCACCCGCATTAAGCGCAAGCATGTCCGCCGCCTTTTTACCTTCTGTTGTTTTTTGTAAGCCCAGGGCATCGTTTATTAAAGCCAGTGACTCACTAGCACTGTTGACCGTTAAGCCAATTAAGCTTTGACTCGCAACCCCCATTTCTTCAGGCGTTATTTTGTATTCAACAACATGTCCATTTTTTAATTCTGCGACGTGTGTTGGAGTGGCTAAACTAATTTCGTCCAACCCATCTTGCGCATGCACCACAAGCACACGCTCACTGCCTAATCGCTGCAAAACATTCGCGATAGGTTGGCATAAAGCTTCGTTAAACACCCCTATCACCTGCGACTTTACGCCAGCTGGGTTTGTCATTGGCCCCAACATATTAAAAATGGTTCGTTGAGATAATTCTGTACGCGGCCCAATAGTATGCTTCATCGCACTATGGTGCGCGGGGGCAAACATAAAGCCGATACCCACCTGTTGAATACACTGAGCCACCTGCTCTGGCGTTAAACTTAGGTTGATGCCGGCTGCTTCTAGCACATCCGCACTACCTGTTGAACTGGATACCGAGCGATTACCATGCTTGGCCACTTTCGCGCCGGCTGCTGACACAACAAAAGCACTTGCCGTTGAAACATTGAATAAATCTGAACCGTCACCGCCTGTTCCACAGGTATCAACTAGAAAATCACCACTCACTGGCACAGTTGCTGCTAACTCACGCATCACAATAGCGGCACCTTCAATTTCGTCGAGCGACTCCCCTTTCATTCTCAATGCGACTAGAAAACCGCCAATTTGCGCCTCTGTTGCTGCACCTGACATAATCTGGCGCATAACATCGATCATCTCATCGGTAGCAAGATCTTGATGGTTAATAGCTGTTTCAAGCCCTTGTTTAATATCCATTGTTCAGACCTTGTATAAAAAGTTGTTTAATAAATCATGCCCGTGTTCAGTCAAAATGGACTCTGGGTGAAACTGTACACCTTCAACCTCTAACTCTCGGTGCTTAAAGCCCATAATTTCATCCATTTTACCTGTCTCCGTTTCCGTCCATGCTGTTATTTCCAAACAGTCTGGTAAGGAGTCTTTTTCCACCACCAATGAATGGTAACGCGTGGCTTTAAATGGATTACTTAAACCAGTAAAAACGCCGCTATTATTGTGGTGCATATCCGATGTTTTACCATGCATAATTTTCTTTGCGTGAACAACCTTTCCACCAAAAACTTCACCAATACTCTGGTGCCCTAAACAAACGCCTAAAATCGGCACAGAACCAGCCATTTGCTTAATAAGTTCAACAGAAATACCCGCTTGGGTTGGGGTACAAGGCCCAGGTGAAATCACTAACCGGTCGGCCTGCATCGCAATTACTTCATCAATAGTCGCTTGGTCGTTGCGCACAACATGCACATCGGCCCCTAGCTCAGCAAAATATTGCACCAAGTTATAGGTAAAGGAATCATAGTTATCAATCATCACTAATTTACATGTGGCCATTAACCTTCACCTTCTTCTAAACCATGTTTTGCCATCGCCACTGCTTTAAAAATAGCCCGTCCTTTATTCATTGTTTCAGCCCACTCGTTCTCTGGCACAGAATCATGCACGATGCCTGCGCCCGCCTGAATATTCAACTGCCCATCCTTTATCACTGCTGTTCGAATAGCAATGGCTGTATCTAAATTCCCCGACCACGACAGGTAACCAACAGCACCCGAATAAATGCCGCGCTTAACCGGCTCCAACTCGTCAATAATTTGCATTGCCCTCACCTTTGGCGCACCACTAACGGTACCCGCAGGAAAGGTCGCTTCCAAGACATCAATAGCATTAAGGCCAGCCTCTAGTTGCCCTGTCACATTCGATACAATGTGCATAACATGAGAATAACGCTCAATCACCATTTTATCGGTTAATTCTACGGTACCTGTTTTGCAGACACGCCCCGCATCATTACGGCCCAAGTCAATCAACATTAAATGTTCGGCGCATTCTTTAGGGTCTGCCAGCAACTCTTTCTCCAAGGCCTCATCTTCTTCACGTGTCGCACCTCTCGGGCGGGTACCGGCAATGGGTCGAACCGTTACCTGCTCATCTTCCAAGCGCGTTAAAATTTCTGGCGATGAGCCAACAACATATGTATCGTCTAAGTTTAAATGGTACATGTATGGAGATGGGTTCAAGCACCGTAGTGCACGATACAAGTCTATTGGCGGCTCTTCATAAGGGATGCTCATCCTTTGCGATAAGACCACCTGCATCACATCGCCTTCAACGATATAGTCTTTTACCGTTTTAACCGCTTCTTGAAAGCCTTCTTGGGTGAACCCCGAAACGAACCCAGACTCATCAATCGCTGGTGATTGGCTTTGCCCAAACGTAGAACGTATTTCAGTAGTATTTAATTGAAGGCTAAGCTCTTCAAGACGACTCAAACCATCTTGGTAGGCAGTCTCCAGCGTTGGATCAACGTGAGTCACAATCATTATTTGATTGTTAACGTTATCAAAAATCAACACTTCTTCAGAAATCATTAATAAGATATCTGGGGAGCCTATTGGGTCTTCTTTTTTATTTTGTTGGCTGTTTTCTGCGACTTTTGGCTCGATATAATGAATAGTCTCATAACCAAAGTAGCCAACCAAGCCGCCACTAAATCGTGGCAGGCCATCAATATCCGGTATATTAAATGTCGATGCGTACTGTCTCACCCAATCTAAAGGGGCATCACTACTGAGGCTGTTTGTTAGTCGACCATTCGATTCCAAGCGAATGTTGTTACCTGTTATTTTAATCACTTCGTTACACGGTAGGCCAATAATCGAGTAACGCCCCCAATTCTCGCCACCTTGTACAGATTCAAAAAGATAACTATAAGGCCCATTAGCCAGTTTCATATAGGCGCTTAATGGGGTTTCTAGGTCGGCCAAAATCGTTTTCATCAGGGGAATTTTGCTATAGCCCTGATCGGCATATTGTTTAAATTTTTCGGGTGTCATCACACGGTCTCTTAATTACTTCATCAATGGTTTTAATGCTTCTGCTAAATCATTCAGCCGAACCGCCATCGTTTTTTCATTAGTTTTACATCACCCATATTTGGCACCTTCTCTTATGCGGCTTTTTCCAGCAACTGCGCTATTTCTGAAAAGTGTTGTATGACAACATCAGCACCTAATTGATGCACATCATCCTCACCGTGATAACCGTAACTGACACAGATGGAATAAAAACCAGCTGCTTGGGCCGCCATAATATCATTGACCGAATCACCCACCATAATAGACTGCTCAGGTAATACGTTAAAAAACTTCGCCGTCTCTAATAGTGGCATCGGGTGTGGTTTTCGATGCTCAAAGCTATCACCGCAGACAACTTTATCAAAAAATTGGCTCAGCCCTATTTCCTTTAATAAAGGCAGCGTAAATTGTTCTGGCTTATTAGTAATACAGGCCATAGCTATTCCTGCCTGTTTGAAAGCAGCTAATGTGTCTTCCACCCCATTATATAGCTCACTGTCGGTATTTAGGTTATCTGCGTAGTGCTTTAGGAATATTGGATAGGCTTTATCAAACAAGTCTTTCGGTATATCGCCATTAATATCCCCCGACAAGGCACGTTTTACTAATACGCGTGCGCCATTACCAATCCAGCCACGCACGCTGTCTTGTTGTTGCGTTGGTAAGTTTAACTCCGCCAATGTAAGTTGCACTGCTTTTGCTAAGTCAGGCACGCTATCCAATAATGTGCCATCTAAATCAAAGGCCACTAACTTTGTTTTGCAATTGTCACGCAATGTTTTCAAGCAACTGCCTTTGCTATTTTCTCACGCATAGCTGCAATAGTTTTTGCATAATCATCGGTGTTAAAGATGGCCGAACCAGCGACAAACATATCTGCACCGGCAGCGGCAATTTCACCGATATTATCAATCTTTACACCACCATCTACTTCAAGCCGAATATCAGCCCCACTCACATCAATACGTTGACGAACTTGACGTAATTTCTCCAACGTAGAAGGAATAAAGCTTTGCCCGCCAAAGCCTGGGTTTACCGACATCAATAAAATCACATCGAGCTTATCCATCACGTGATCTAGATAACTTAATGGCGTTGCTGGATTAAAAACTAACCCTGCCTTGCAACCTAATTCTTTAATCAGGCCTAAACTGCGGTCTATATGTTCAGATGCCTCAGGGTGGAAGGTAATATAGCTAGCCCCTGCTTTTGCAAAATCAGAAATAATTCGGTCTACTGGCTTGACCATTAAATGGACATCAATCGGTGCAGTTACGCCATGATTGCGCAGCGCCTCACACACTAATGGCCCAATGGTTAAATTCGGCACATAATGGTTGTCCATCACATCGAAATGCACGACATCTGCGCCTGCAAATAGCACATTGTCGACCTCTTCGCCCAAACGAGCAAAATCAGCCGATAAAATAGACGGTGCAATTAAGGGTGTTTTCATTTCTTAAGCAACTTTTTAATAAAGGAAGAAGGGTACCCGAATTTGCATTTTATTTCATCTCCATTAACCCTATAGGCCTTACATCGCGGCTTATCTTAACCGCCTAATAGATAAAAACTTTTGTTCTGCAGTAATGTGCATTTCAAACTCACCATAAATTCCATCATGCGTTAAAAACTGTCGCACATTATCTGCCGAAAACTCTATTCGTCTTCCGTCGCTAGCGATGGTTGAGATTTTGTTCGCATGGCCTTTATAAACAGATAAATATTTTTCTGCTGAAATAGCCAATTTAAAGATTAACCGTTGATCTTGCATGCCCGTATTTTACCCATGTAAAAACTGTTTTCATATCTGACAAAAAACCATTGTATGAATTAGCAGTGCTAATACCTGCTTTAGTCTAGATTTTTTACGTACACTAATGCACCATGAGCACTTCAATTCATTCACATAATACTTCTCAACCATGCCTAAAAAACTGTTACCTTTTTTAGCATTCAGTTTTGGTCTACTTGCTAGCGGTTTTGCATTTTGCGCAGACTTAGACAGAGAAAAGCGCATCGCAGAAAGCGTCAAAGACAGTATTATCATTGGCGACATACTGACTTTAAAAACCGACAGTGTCGAGTTTTTGGGGCTACTTAATAATGAAGAGCCTGAACAGTTGCGCGGTAGTATTATTATTTTGCATGGCATGGGCTCAAACCCAAATGCACCACAAATCATTCGACCATTGCGTAGTCAACTGGCACAAATGGGCTGGGTCACCGCATCCATTCA from Cycloclasticus pugetii PS-1 includes:
- the cysD gene encoding sulfate adenylyltransferase subunit CysD, with translation MVISKKQLTHLKRLEAESVHIIREVIAEFDNPAMLYSVGKDSSVMLHLAQKAFFPAKPPFPLVHVDTTWKFKEMIEFRDKRAKEVGMDLIVYINPKGKELNISPFEHGSSMHTDIMKTEGLRQMLDSYQYDAVFGGARRDEEKSRAKERIYSFRDKNHRWDPKAQRPELWDTYNGRHQKGESIRVFPLSNWTELDIWQYIYLEGIPIPDLYFAKERPVVEYGGTKIMVDDERMPEELRDKAVMEKVRFRTLGCYPLTGAVESTAETLPEIIQEMLLTKVSERQGRLIDHDESGSMEKKKIEGYF
- a CDS encoding (Fe-S)-binding protein, yielding MTNQINYTDTDLCVKCGLCLPQCPTYNLTKNENESPRGRLALIQGWSEGHLELTNTLSEHIDNCLTCRACEQMCPAKVPYARLINDFRGDTNTTEHNKLSLLERSFISRLKGQYRKSLNFFLRFYQKVGLSKLPLQLNTYLPAKISSNQFNETYPTLVAERRGHVALFTGCATEVLDSKTLEDTVFLLQHCGFDVSIPPNQHCCGAIDLHAGNHQQAIKLAQNNQNTFDNTHYDAVITVASGCGSTLAEYDHALSKKVVDISDFIAPYLSTLSFKPLKASAWLHTPCTLKNAHPSTTDITELLANINELNIRSFKPNQMCCGAAGSYMLTHKETATTLRDQTIAPLKDHTIDYLLTSNVGCALHIRSGLKQAGLNTTTLHPVSLLAQQLKV
- the coq7 gene encoding 2-polyprenyl-3-methyl-6-methoxy-1,4-benzoquinone monooxygenase, encoding MQRAYSTADNLIAHADRVLRTLAGHAKTTGRENPSDAVEDNDLNEDEAKLSAQLMRVNHAGEVAAQALYQGQSLTARNKAVQEKLTQAAEEENDHLVWCRKRLDQLGEKTSILDPAWYLGSLAIGATAGLAGDKWSLGFLAETEKQVVQHIESHLEKLPDTDHKTRAILNQMHEDESQHATSAIEQGGAELPAPIKQGMRLVSKIMTKTSFWV
- the bioA gene encoding adenosylmethionine--8-amino-7-oxononanoate transaminase — its product is MSNNWEDLVNFDKQHIWHPYTSLSHPTPVFPVKSASGIRLTLEDGRELIDGMSSWWAAIHGYNHPTLNAAIENQLKSMSHVMFGGLTHKPAVDLAKKLIDISHDDLQHVFFADSGSVAVEVAIKMALQYCSSLGQPQKQRLLTIKNGYHGDTFGAMAVCDPDNGMHHLFSDVLAQHLFAKSPDCRDQTTYDQAAIDDFEHLLKDNIGTIAAVIIEPLVQGAGGMRFYSSAYLKKVRELCDEHDVLLILDEIATGFGRTGTLFAYEQAQIAPDILCVGKALTGGYVSLAATLCSSKVADGIGGGQHPTLMHGPTFMANPLACAVANASLEVLLASPWQTSVQRIEKQLQSELAPCSQLSAVKEVRVKGAIGVIELHQPVDIHWIQPRFVELGVWVRPFSTLIYVMPPYIMTTADLSTLTSAMHQVVCDIDTINDQPKAGGK
- a CDS encoding VOC family protein, encoding MKRPNPTTGLRHVALNVQDLVAAEHFYVELMGMSVEWRPDEQNVYLTSGNDNLALHVVTGEEAGVPALDHIGFFLDREDDVDDWFEFLKHHGVKMKTQPRKHRDGAKSFYCYDPSGVTVQIICHPPLVGH
- a CDS encoding OsmC family protein produces the protein MDVRIKWVEGAMFLGESGSGHTVVMDGAPANGGRNLGPRPMEMLLTGMGGCTAFDVKMILDKARQQVTDCVAEIHAERADEVPAVFTKIHVHFIVSGKGLTDKAVARAVNLSAEKYCSASIMLSKAVEITHDYEIVDVA
- a CDS encoding helix-turn-helix domain-containing protein, with the protein product MSTKKNLLNFSGMSDETFARFIRFCHRHEYPNKTDIIQPGDEINTLYYFIEGSAYVRIDEVDGHEFILANLSRGDFLGEASFFEPTLTRDKQNVYVQTSSSCQLAGISYNRLNSLLKNELQADSKEIITVLGRQLAKRLLQTSRKAGRLAFLDVSGRVARTLIDLTAAPEAMTHPDGMQIKITRQDLGRMVGCSREMAGRVLKTMGEDGLIEVSGKTILVKKAR
- the trpC gene encoding indole-3-glycerol phosphate synthase TrpC — translated: MSDTPDVLKKIVARKHQEVAERLERFSIDDLKQQIAQASPVRGFVKSIKKKLSNGETAVIAEVKKASPSKGLLRENFNPAEIAASYEAGGAACLSVLTDKDFFQGSEAYLKQARTACKLPVIRKDFIVDPYQVYEARAIGADCILLIVAALDDETLQGLYQLAGELGLDVLVEVHDADELERALRLDLALIGINNRDLRTFDTSLKTTVDLLEHIPDGIIVVSESGLHKPEDISMLKEHQVHTFLIGEAFMRCDDPGEALKRLIA
- the trpD gene encoding anthranilate phosphoribosyltransferase; this translates as MDIKQGLETAINHQDLATDEMIDVMRQIMSGAATEAQIGGFLVALRMKGESLDEIEGAAIVMRELAATVPVSGDFLVDTCGTGGDGSDLFNVSTASAFVVSAAGAKVAKHGNRSVSSSTGSADVLEAAGINLSLTPEQVAQCIQQVGIGFMFAPAHHSAMKHTIGPRTELSQRTIFNMLGPMTNPAGVKSQVIGVFNEALCQPIANVLQRLGSERVLVVHAQDGLDEISLATPTHVAELKNGHVVEYKITPEEMGVASQSLIGLTVNSASESLALINDALGLQKTTEGKKAADMLALNAGAALYVCGKSDSIKSGVALALETINNGKALQKMAELKEKTQGFKDE
- a CDS encoding anthranilate synthase component II produces the protein MATCKLVMIDNYDSFTYNLVQYFAELGADVHVVRNDQATIDEVIAMQADRLVISPGPCTPTQAGISVELIKQMAGSVPILGVCLGHQSIGEVFGGKVVHAKKIMHGKTSDMHHNNSGVFTGLSNPFKATRYHSLVVEKDSLPDCLEITAWTETETGKMDEIMGFKHRELEVEGVQFHPESILTEHGHDLLNNFLYKV
- the trpE gene encoding anthranilate synthase component I; translated protein: MTPEKFKQYADQGYSKIPLMKTILADLETPLSAYMKLANGPYSYLFESVQGGENWGRYSIIGLPCNEVIKITGNNIRLESNGRLTNSLSSDAPLDWVRQYASTFNIPDIDGLPRFSGGLVGYFGYETIHYIEPKVAENSQQNKKEDPIGSPDILLMISEEVLIFDNVNNQIMIVTHVDPTLETAYQDGLSRLEELSLQLNTTEIRSTFGQSQSPAIDESGFVSGFTQEGFQEAVKTVKDYIVEGDVMQVVLSQRMSIPYEEPPIDLYRALRCLNPSPYMYHLNLDDTYVVGSSPEILTRLEDEQVTVRPIAGTRPRGATREEDEALEKELLADPKECAEHLMLIDLGRNDAGRVCKTGTVELTDKMVIERYSHVMHIVSNVTGQLEAGLNAIDVLEATFPAGTVSGAPKVRAMQIIDELEPVKRGIYSGAVGYLSWSGNLDTAIAIRTAVIKDGQLNIQAGAGIVHDSVPENEWAETMNKGRAIFKAVAMAKHGLEEGEG